tatattctgggtattaggatctatagagatagatcaaaaagcctaattggattgagccaagacacgtacattgacaagatattgaatcggttcaatatgcaagattccaagaaaggtttcttgccaatgtcacatggcattactctaagcaagagtcagtgtgctacgacacctgatgagcaaaagaggatgagtacgattccttatgcttcagccatagggtcgatcatgtatgctatgctttgcacgcgcctagatgtttcctttgctctaagtgttacgagcaggtatcagtcagatttcggtgaacctcactggacaattgtaaagagtatccttaagtacttgagaagaactaaggatatgttcctaatatttggaggcaaagatgagctccttgtaaagggttacactgatgctagttttcaaacagacaaagatgactccaaatcgcaatccggttttgttttctgcctcaatggtgggacagtgagctggaagagttccaagcaagatacggtggctgattcgacgacagaggccgagtatattgcagcttccgaagctgcaaaagaagctgtttggatcagaaagtttgtttctgacttgggtgttgttcctagtgcgtccagtccagtggacctctattgtgataatagtggtgccgttgcactagcaaaggagcctagaacaactaagaagtccagacatatactgcgaaagtatcacctcatccgtaactttgttgagagaggtgatgtgaaggtttgcaaggtgcacacagattcaaacgttgctgatccgttgacgaagcctctcccacaaccaaagcatgaggcgcacatgagatctatgggtattagatacttacattagtgattctagtgtgcgtgggagattttgtgtcatgagtatgtttatgtaatgataaataattgttatttgttccatggatgattattttacattgattatcaagtatgtgacttgttcgtgaaactctttgttgaaaatgatatgattctaaattatccctagtttatgttgttgtgtgggacaacaacgacgttgagactagcacatgcattaattgatgatcatgtttcacggatcatggatatggagatatcggattaatgatgtggacacatgttggtgaacatggtgttggattgacccactccaagacaatgttgggattgttattttgtatgtgccatcagttgttcttgagtgttatacctactggatccttagacctgagatcgtcattgtttctcactgtgtgtagtggtgcatcttggggctgctaaacgctactccgtgactgggtagttacaaaagcagcttacaggtatgtcatgaaacatggaatgggatgtgagcggatcaagatggaatttgcccctcctagataacgggagagatatctctgggcccctcgagatagttggatttgaaagtgcatggccatgccaaagtgattaaagagttaatcatgatgactaaaggttagttatgaatagaatccactattagatcgagagaatggtcgagctatcacaaaggtggcacgcatctcgctttgagcttgactggtatcgtgtggcaaagggatcggtgtatgagtatatctatggttcggccgatatgatctttatgtgtatttgtgagtcactatgccctgctaggtgccgctattgacttgtgattcggaaatgatttccgatcacgaccacctacacatgaacctaacaggtcacacacttaaggggtttggaatgttggaaagcttgcatgtatgattgtctctagtgcaagtgggagattgttggtgatatgcccaagagcccatcatcacaatacggtttaaaggcccaagtggatattgatccaagagggattagagtTACTAATGgacctatgagatagaagcccattagtacgccctatatatgagggaggggctaggggggcgatgacctgagccgcgccacctccctagccgccgcccctccctctctctcggccgccgcctttgccgtgcgtgcggtgctagcacaccgacgcccggtgtttcatccccgtacgtgtggactccgtggaggcgctgatgcgactgctgcgctgatcggctgctgggatcaagtacgaggagctcggttcgtgggacgtgatcgactacttcctctacatcgacgcgcgacttcttccgctgcgctgcgtgtctagtggtaacgatctatgatcttctactcgcaagtatcttgaaTTTATGCGGTaatgatgctagcgtagcctacccacTTCCCTACAGGCGGAGCCTCCAGGCGGCGCCATGGCCTggggcgtgcgtgcccgtcGGCTGCAGTGCAGTGAAGTGAATGCGAAAGCAAACAGATCGAAGTAGAAAAATTCGGGATCCTATCGTagaagcaactccagcaaaatCCGGCTCTTATCTTAGCTCTTAAAGGTTCGCccttaattgaaataaatcatAACCTAACAGTTTGCTATTCCCTCAGTTCTAAATTGTAGATTATTTTAAcaaatctagatatatattGATTTTGTTTTGTACCTAGAGAAATACTACTCCCTTCATTCCTAATTATAGGCTATTTGACTTTTTTATTTCAAGTTTGACTATTTTTCTTATCTAAAAATTTATGTAAAATATCAATTtttttgttgtgccttgttttatcaatataagttctttaaaaataatttaaatttgtCTATGTTTACATAAATTTTTTGGATAAACCAAGTGGTCAAACTTAGTATTAAAAAAGTCAAGCGGTCTATAACTTAGAATGGAGAAAGTATAGGTATATATGCaaaggagggagtatatctATATGCATAGAAAAAATTAGATATTTAGATTTGCTAAAccacctataatttggaacgataAGAATATTAAATATCACATATTTATTTTTGCCTTTTTTTAGAAGAAATTGTATGTACCCGTCCATGTGTCATTTTGATTTTTTGACTTGCTTGATGAGGTCATGCTCGATTAATCCCTTTCTCGAGGAGATTATAAGGGAACGAGTCCTTCGCAACACCATCTGATGCCTCCTAATTCGGCTCGCTTCATTCTAACATGTTTTCACTTTCCTTTTTTTGCAATCGAATATAGACCGGACAAAAATTATCAAATGCGGTTTTTCTAAAGATGATTATCCGGTTTATTTTGCTGGTTTCTCACCATACATTACTACTTTATTGGATTGGAAATTCCAACGAATCAATCTAGTAATCATAGGACGCACATTGTGTTTACATAATCACATGAAATTCTAGCGACTTCACATATGTATTTAAGGTATGCATTTTTGTGTGAATTTCGTTTTTGCAGGTCCTCGATATATGTTTACTAGGAAAAGCCAAACTTCACAAACTTTGTCCAATAATTAGTTTAATTATATATACATTTTAGTGAATAAAACTCGTATCTTTTGAGACTACATTCGAAGTGGTTTTGACTTTTGAGACTACATTGGGTCTTAGCGACCGATATTATATTGTAAAAGAGATCATAGGTTAAAATCTACTATAGAAGACTTCTCCTCGTTAACATATATCCACCAGTTTTGGGCGGAGGGAGTATCTTTCATCCAAGTAATACCACATAAAGAAAATCTAAAGAACCATGCCACATGAGTAACTGAAGCATCACAGGTTATATTAGCAAAATTTCAGTTCACGTTATTGCTAAAAAAAAATGGGGACAAGTTTATCAAATTTATTGCTCATATAAATAGACAAGTGATATTGCTTACAAACTCATGTTTAATTGTGCTGGTGTTGATCTCCTTCTTCACCCAAGCTGGTGGCCCAATCTCAAAAGCGCATTTCGTCTTAGATGATGCCTTATTCGAAGAAATCATTGGGCCATTTGGCCCCTTTTGTTCTTCACTACTTGAAATTAGTTGTCAGTCTTGCTGTTGCTACTGGCAGCAGAAGAGGTTTGCTAGTGGGGTGAGTTAAATGGACCCCACGTTAAGAGCTGGACTCTAAAAATAAAACTcgcattcacactataaaatttaattaaaattgaTTAAAATTTATTGGAGATAACTTAGTATGACATGCAACTATTCTATGCAAAGCAGTGTGACTAACCTACATCAAGAGCCGGATACTAAAAATAAAACATCGTGTTCACacaataaaattttattgagattgattgaaatttttttggagatgactcagtattaTTTGCAGTTACTCTCTACAAAGCAGTATGGCTACACCTACACGTGGGTCTCACGTCAAGAACCAGGCTctggaaataaaacctcgcgttaaaagataaaattttatcgaaattgatttttttttttgaaaatgacTGAATATAACTGGCAGTTATTCTatgcaaaacagtgtggctaGACCTACATATGAGCTCCACGTCAAGAACGGAGCCACGAAAGACAGGATAGTGCAACACATGAGAACAGAAAAGAACAACTGACTATCAGGTACCTGAGTAAAACAGCTATTATCCATATATACCCTACTCATATTCAAATTCAGATGGGTAATTCATACTCTACCCAAATACAACGGGTATGGATTTGGATATGGGTGGCGGATATCCAACGTCAACGTGACTTGACGTGAgcatgccgccgccgtggtggtgGAGGACGAGGCCACGAACTCCGGCCACCCGCGCGCGCAGGTGCTCGTGTAGAATAGACCGGCTAGGACTCTAGTCCTAACAGATTACAACTGCTCATTGAGTTCTACTCCAAATATACCAAGCAGTATTTCTACAGACCGTGCATGGATGAATGTGGTCAGAAGCCTCTCGGACGCCGTTAGCTACAGCGTAGTGAAAAGGGAAAGTATCCATGCTAATAATTTGGCCCTAAAAAAATGTTCTTGCCACGGAGTTCATTTCATTTTTCTCCGCACGTGGCCTTCACAATTAGGAGTACCATTCTCATTGCTTCTATTTGAATATTTATTCCCATGGCCGGTCCTTGATTTCAGCTATGGACCTATGGTCCGTTTAAATCGGCTTCCTCGCAGCcttgcctttcttcgtcgccaTCATCTGTTGTTTTGTTCCTCTGCCCCAACTAATCCATATGCATTTCATGATGGATTTGTTTCATCAGGTTAATTTGGTGCTGTTAATTCACAGGAGAGGAGGTACGATACGATTTTAACAATACGAATTTCCGGATTCTGTTAACTTGCCGGTATCTGTATGAAGAGGGAAGTGTTTGTTTGGTAAACAGTTAAACAGGCTGTCGTAGATCTCTCGCTTAGAAAcaaaaaggcagaatctacgGAAAATCCCATCAtctaatttttttggaaaaactaCAGTCTCATATGCtgaaactcaaaaaaaaatatcaaaggTTCATAGGGCAACGATATGTTAAAGTTAGGATAGTCATATACTCATAAACAATACACTGGATAGTAGCTCAAAATCTTGTCACTGAGGCAGAGCTTGGATTCAGATTTTCTTGGACTAATAGTACTTTATACGACCAATAACTGAATGTTCTGGTGGCATATAGAAGCCTGGATCTGGTGCAAATGTGCAATTGCTAGAGCTATCTCGCAACTTTGGCGCAGCCAGAAACCAAAAGATCCCACCCAAATAAGCCAACTTACTGATAACCTTGTGTATTCCATGAGAACAGCAGTCGCATCTAGTGTTTTCAAATAACAGACACCATCATATAGGTGAACTGGTGATACTACCTAGGCCTAGCTTATCGGCACTCGATGATGACATCCCACTGGGTAGTTTCAACGATTTTGAAAGTGCAGACATCTCCCACCCTGATCTTGTTCTCATAGCAGAATGTCTTCCAACCTGATCCAATCAGCTGGCTGCAATTCTGGTAGGGATGAAGAGACACCAACCAAGATGAGGTGCTAGTGCTACTCGGAGAGGTTTTGAGTGTGATCATGCAAGGTTTCCGTAGTCCAATCACCTTGCAGGACAATGGCAAACACTGCAAGAATTGCAATCTCATTGGTCAACCAAATGATTTCTGTAAGGAATTGTTGACAATCCATGTATAATGAGTAATTGTTCTGAATTATTGATTATGTGGAGTTTGATAACATTTTCTtgaaatgcatatatatgaaAAACATTATCAAGAGCTGATATTATATGTCGTCAGAATAAGTACTGTAACATATTGATTTGTTTCCTCCTGTGACAGCATGCAAGTAAATACATATTATTGGCAATGAAGGCATCAAATGAAAATATTGGCATCCTCTTAGATGCAATATCCTTGCAAAATTTCAGTTCATATTCATGCTAAAACTGGGAACAAACTTATTCAGTTTGTAACTAGTCAATAGAGAAACGATTGTGCTTACAAACTGCCTTTCTATTGTGCTGTCGTTCATCTCCTTCTTTATCCAAGCTGATGGCCCAATCTCAAAGACACACTTTGTCATAGTTGATTCCTTGTTCAAAGAAGTCTTGTAGCTTTTTCGTCTCTTTTGTTCTTTATTACTTGACCTTTGGCTCTTGCTCTTACGCTTCTGATTAGAGGCAGAAAGAGATGTGCTTCAGTATTTAAGCAGATACTATGTCAAAATAAGGGCTTTACTATATTGATTTGTTTTCCTCCTGTGATAGCGCGATCATACGagttctagaaaaaaaaagatagcgcGATCATACATATTATTAGTGATATCAATTAAAGCATATTTATTCCAATAAGCTTGTCAGTGAAAGTCTTAGATGCCATATCCTAGCAAAATTCAGTTCATATATTCTTGCTCAAATTGGGaaaaatttattttattgtaACTTTCTCATATCAATAGAGAAAAGATGTACTTACAAACTGTTTTTGAATCGAGCTGCCATTAATACCCTTTATCCAAGCTGGTGGCCCCATCTCAAAGGCAGATGTTTTCGATGATGCCTTGTTCAGAGAAGTCATGGAGCATTTCAGCCTCATTTTCTCTTCACTACTTGATCTGTCATTCTCGCTCTTACGCTTAGAAGCGGAAACAGATTCCTGCAGGTTATGAGTCTTATGTCAATTTTAATACTTCAAAGACAAAAGCAACAAGTGCCTCAGTGTTTAACTTGCACAGAATAACTGATTTATCATTTCCTCCTTATACCACGTGATAATGACATGCCACGATGTGGTTTCAATGATATTGAAGGTGCAGATGTCACCTTCCATGAGATTATTCTCCTTGCAGAACGTCGTCCAACCCTGCCTAAGCATGTAGCTCTTATTCTTGCGTGGAAGACCACACACCTGCCAAGACTCCGTACTGATCATTGAGGTCTTTAGAGTAATCATGCAAGGTTTCCGCAACCCGATCACATCACAGAAAGATGTTGCCAAAGCCTGAAGCAATTGCATCACATTAGTTTCAGTATGTGGTTGATGATTCACTACATATTACAGTGGATGAATACTGATTGCCAGATCTAATCTACATTTCTTGGGCACGATAATAACATATAGATTAGATGCATGGCAATTTTTTTACATCATCTTATATTATATCAAAACCTGTACTTTAATATAATTCTATATTTCTGTTAGCAAATTTATCAGACATGTTTTAACATAATGGTTGTGCTTACAAGTTCCTTAAGTGTGTTGGCATTGATCTGCTTCTTTATCCATGATGGAGGTCCAATCTCATAGACAGATTTCATCAGTAATGTTGCCTTGTTCAAACGAGTCATAGGCCCTTTTGGTTTCTTTTCTCTGTCCCTGCAACATCTATGTGTGCAAGCAGATGATGGCTGCTCTTCCATATCTAGTAATATACAACAACAGAAACATGTAATTCATTAATTCACTCAACAATATCAAAAATATTATAGATCTGTTTATCTTTTGCTCACCTTGTTGCATTCTGATGTCTTTGTTTCTGGACCCTCTCTGGCATCCATCATGCTCAAAGACTTTGACAGTCCACACCATGTTGCCTTCGTACTTTAACAGCAAAGCATTAGCATCAGTAATGCCATGAGACGCCAGAAACTGCGACCAACCACCTGTTAAGAACAGGTCTGACTGATCATCCATCTTGAGCTCAATTTGAGCTATTTTGCCAGGGGGTCTGAGAACAATAGTCATGCAACTGTTCAGGTTCTCAGGGATGCAATGTTGCCGAATCTGAGCAGGTATTAACTGCAAGGACGCATAAAAAGATTAAATTCGTATCATTCCAATAAGAGAAGTGAGGAAACAACTTGCAATGAACAGAGTGGAACCATCTTTTCCAAGGATTCTGGTTGAAGCACGCTTATAAACTGTGGCTTATGGAGGGAACCTTTGCTGCTCGGGGTTGCTCCAACTGCACAATATGAAATGTAACAGCAAACAATCAGCTTGAGTACTGAAAGCAGAATTGCACAAGTAATTTCTAATTGGAAGTACCGAACCAGAACTTATTAATCAAGAGCACGCATACTAAGTACAGACAAATCTTCAAGATTCTTCATCCCAATTATATACTAAGATCATTTCAATAATAAGATCATTTTTTTGTCAATCTTATGAGCATGAGCTATATATTTAATGACTCTATCATTCAATATCATAATTGCCGTTTCATAGTTCAAGCTGATCGTCACCAACATTACTGGTCTCTCTGTTCCATCATCTTTTATTTTATGACAGACACTAGTACGAAacaatccaacttcaagaagaGGCAAGGTTCGCATTTAAGGGAAGGTTTCAATTACACAATAAACTCAAAAGATGCTGTTCAGCCAAGTATATACTTCAATTCGCATTTACAATGAACTGAAAATGAGGGTTTTCTTGAATCATTTGGCACCATGAAGGGGAAATAAAAGGTGGAAACTTTACCTGCAGGTGGAGCGCCGATCTCCCGGAGGCAGCAGCTTCTGTCGAAGGCCTTCACCGTGAGCAAGCCGCGGCCATGGTGCCGGACGACCAATAACCACCCACCTTCGACGCCGCACGCGCCCGCGAACTCCGGCCACCTGCGCCCCAAGaacgcgccgtcgccgtcccacCCAACCTCGACGGGCCAGACCTCCCTGCCGGTGCCGGGCGGGCCGACGACGTGGGCCTCCCCGGCGCCGATTTCCTCGGCGAGCTCGTCAGCGATGCGCTGCAGAGAGGCGAGACGAGTCAGTTTCCACGGCCGGAGGCACCGGCGGCCGAGCgcgcggcgcgacggcgagggcACTCAGGTTCTTACCAGACTGTCGCAGGTGAAAGGAAGCAGCACCCTTAGGTTcttgcgggcgccgccgccgcggccgccaaaCGACGCCATTGCCGGGGGGCTCTGGCCTCCCCTGGAACACTCCGTCGGCTGCAGTAATTGAGGCAATAGCAACAGTGAGGAAGAAGCTGCTGGTATAATATAGAGAGCTACCACCTCATTCGATTTTTCACCAACCAACAGCTTGCCACTTTTTATGCCGCGGTCACAATTTTAACGCCGCGGCCTACGATGGAACCAAACACGCCCATAAAGATATTGTTATGTTTTCTTTAAAAAAGAAATTATTAAGATGTGCATTGAACTAAATTTTTATCTCTACCTGTTTCTAAAGCGACTaagatttatatctaaattTTTAATTTGATTCACCTAAATTTTAATTTGTTCCACATTCTGTCGTTATTGACAGATGAACAGTAGTTCACCCAGTTCTTTATCTATAACTTGATTATCATCTAAAAAAATCTATAACTTGATCACCCTACGAATTAACACATTACAATTATATGCATTCGATGCTAACTTTATTTATAGCAACATACAAACGTATTTACCTAGATAAAAAGTAAGTGCGAGAGGATCCAACCATTAAACATGCATGAACGCACACGGCCTCGTGCTTCCGTTGAGCCAACCAACCGGATGTGGCGACGGGTCCTCGTGGCTTGTGAGGCTACTCGGCCCGGCCTCCTCGCCGTGCCCTTGGATAGGCCTCCTTGCAGTGCTCTAGCCGTGCCTTGGGAAGGTGACCGAACCTCCTCTGTGCCAGATTATTCAGAAATCAGGAGCTTGACAGGAACTAATAAGCCACCCGAGTTCCAGGGAGCAGTAGATCATCGTGGCGAGCGAGATGCCGAGGGAGATTAATTTGTTATGATTTATCATCCatcgtactccctccattctaaaaTATAAGTTATTTTAATTTTATCTTAAGTCAAACTGCTCTaaatttaaccaaatttataaaGAGGAGcaataatattttaaatataaaataaaaataactaGATCCATTATGAATTATATTTTCATAACTTACTTGTTGGGTTAGATATTAATattcttttctataaatttggtcaaatttaaagTATTTTACTTAGGATAAACCAAAATTGACTTATATTTCAGGATGGAGGGAATAACTAATATTTATGTACTAATTGTATAGGTAGGGATGTAAACGGTACGGATATTTCTTGAAAATATGCGAAATCAATTCGGTTTGGAAGAGTTTTTATCCGTCCCT
This sequence is a window from Panicum virgatum strain AP13 chromosome 7K, P.virgatum_v5, whole genome shotgun sequence. Protein-coding genes within it:
- the LOC120640580 gene encoding putative B3 domain-containing protein Os04g0346900 isoform X2, with amino-acid sequence MASFGGRGGGARKNLRVLLPFTCDSLRIADELAEEIGAGEAHVVGPPGTGREVWPVEVGWDGDGAFLGRRWPEFAGACGVEGGWLLVVRHHGRGLLTVKAFDRSCCLREIGAPPAVGATPSSKGSLHKPQFISVLQPESLEKMLIPAQIRQHCIPENLNSCMTIVLRPPGKIAQIELKMDDQSDLFLTGGWSQFLASHGITDANALLLKYEGNMVWTVKVFEHDGCQRGSRNKDIRMQQDMEEQPSSACTHRCCRDREKKPKGPMTRLNKATLLMKSVYEIGPPSWIKKQINANTLKELALATSFCDVIGLRKPCMITLKTSMISTESWQVCGLPRKNKSYMLRQGWTTFCKENNLMEGICFRF
- the LOC120640580 gene encoding putative B3 domain-containing protein Os04g0347400 isoform X1 — encoded protein: MASFGGRGGGARKNLRVLLPFTCDSLRIADELAEEIGAGEAHVVGPPGTGREVWPVEVGWDGDGAFLGRRWPEFAGACGVEGGWLLVVRHHGRGLLTVKAFDRSCCLREIGAPPAVGATPSSKGSLHKPQFISVLQPESLEKMLIPAQIRQHCIPENLNSCMTIVLRPPGKIAQIELKMDDQSDLFLTGGWSQFLASHGITDANALLLKYEGNMVWTVKVFEHDGCQRGSRNKDIRMQQDMEEQPSSACTHRCCRDREKKPKGPMTRLNKATLLMKSVYEIGPPSWIKKQINANTLKELALATSFCDVIGLRKPCMITLKTSMISTESWQVCGLPRKNKSYMLRQGWTTFCKENNLMEGDICTFNIIETTSWHVIITWYKEEMINQLFCESVSASKRKSENDRSSSEEKMRLKCSMTSLNKASSKTSAFEMGPPAWIKGINGSSIQKQFKRKSKSQRSSNKEQKRRKSYKTSLNKESTMTKCVFEIGPSAWIKKEMNDSTIERQFCLPLSCKVIGLRKPCMITLKTSPSSTSTSSWLVSLHPYQNCSQLIGSGWKTFCYENKIRVGDVCTFKIVETTQWDVIIECR